From the Paenibacillus sp. FSL H8-0548 genome, one window contains:
- a CDS encoding RNA polymerase alpha subunit C-terminal domain-containing protein: MAASNKALKTCDKGHQFYKSSDCLSCPTCEQERKPGNGFLSLLAAPARQALEHKGIASLQQLSTYSEKEILQFHGMGPKSLPVLRVALMEHGLSFKTN, translated from the coding sequence ATGGCAGCTTCAAATAAAGCTTTAAAGACTTGCGACAAGGGACATCAATTTTATAAAAGCAGCGATTGCCTATCCTGCCCGACTTGTGAGCAAGAACGTAAACCTGGCAACGGATTTCTTTCTCTTCTTGCTGCACCTGCAAGACAAGCTCTGGAGCATAAGGGAATAGCTTCTTTGCAACAGCTCTCAACATATAGTGAAAAAGAGATCTTACAATTTCACGGTATGGGGCCAAAATCGTTACCTGTACTCAGGGTAGCTTTGATGGAACATGGGTTATCATTCAAAACTAACTGA